In Choloepus didactylus isolate mChoDid1 chromosome 18, mChoDid1.pri, whole genome shotgun sequence, a single genomic region encodes these proteins:
- the KRT28 gene encoding keratin, type I cytoskeletal 28, with protein MPLRFSGGSRHILLQPGTGSIRLPKAGAGFAGNNACGNSAAGSGFSCALGGALGSAPGGAFGSAACVGFPRNEEGLLSGNEKLTMQNLNDRLASYLENVRALEEANAELERKIKGWYETYGPGSCRGLEHDYSRYHPAMEDLKNKIISSTAINANVILQIDNARLAADDFQRKYENELSLHQNVEADITGLRRVLDELTLCKTDQELQFESLSEEMTYLKKNHEEEMKALQCAAGGNVNVEMNAAPGVDLTVLLNNMRAEYEDLAEQNRRGAEAWFQEKSATLQQQISDEAGAAMTARNELTEMKRTLQTLEIELQSLLAMKHSLECSLTETEGNYCEQLAQIQAQIGALEEQLHQVRTETEGQKLEYEQLLDIKVHLEKEIKTYCHLIDGDRNSCSKSKGFGSGSSGNSSKELPKTTLVKTVVEEIDQRGKVLSSRIHSIEEKTSKTTNGKTEQRIPF; from the exons ATGCCTCTCCGATTTTCTGGTGGATCCAGGCATATTCTGTTACAACCTGGTACTGGATCCATCAGACTACCCAAAGCAGGCGCAGGTTTTGCAGGCAACAATGCCTGTGGCAACTCTGCTGCTGGAAGTGGATTTTCCTGTGCCTTGGGAGGGGCTTTGGGCAGTGCTCCCGGTGGTGCCTTTGGAAGTGCTGCTTGTGTTGGCTTCCCTAGAAACGAAGAGGGCCTTCTCTCTGGGAACGAAAAGCTGACCATGCAGAATTTAAATGACCGCCTGGCATCCTACCTGGAAAATGTTCGAGCTTTGGAGGAGGCAAATGCTGAGCTGGAGAGAAAAATCAAGGGTTGGTATGAAACATATGGTCCCGGATCATGTCGTGGACTTGAACATGACTATAGCAGATATCACCCAGCAATGGAGGACCTTAAGAATAAG ATTATCTCTTCCACTGCTATCAATGCTAATGTCATTCTGCAGATTGATAATGCCAGACTGGCTGCTGATGATTTCCAGCGAAA GTATGAAAACGAGCTCAGCCTTCACCAAAACGTAGAGGCAGACATCACCGGGCTACGGCGAGTTCTGGATGAGCTGACGCTCTGCAAGACCGACCAGGAACTACAATTTGAATCCCTGAGTGAGGAGATGACATATCTCAAGAAGAACCATGAAGAG GAAATGAAGGCTCTGCAGTGCGCTGCTGGAGGCAACGTGAACGTGGAGATGAACGCGGCCCCCGGGGTGGACCTCACAGTTCTGCTGAACAACATGCGAGCTGAATACGAAGACCTGGCTGAGCAGAACCGAAGGGGTGCCGAGGCCTGGTTCCAGGAAAAG AGTGCCACCCTGCAGCAGCAGATCTCCGATGAGGCTGGCGCAGCCATGACAGCCAGGAATGAGCTGACAGAAATGAAACGCACCCTGCAGACCCTGGAGATTGAGCTGCAGTCCCTCCTGGCAATG AAACACTCCCTGGAGTGCTCCTTGACGGAGACCGAAGGCAACTACTGTGAGCAGCTCGCACAGATCCAGGCTCAGATCGGGGCCCTGGAAGAGCAGCTGCACCAGGTCAGAACCGAGACCGAGGGCCAGAAACTTGAGTACGAGCAGCTGCTGGACATCAAGGTCCACCTGGAGAAGGAGATCAAGACCTACTGCCACCTGAtagatggagacagaaa CTCGTGTTCTAAATCAAAGGGCTTTGGATCAGGAAGCTCAGGGAACTCATCTAAAG aattaccCAAAACCACACTGGTAAAGACTGTGGTTGAAGAGATAGATCAACGTGGTAAAGTTCTTTCATCCAGGATTCACTCCATTGAAGAGAAGACATCTAAAACAACCAATGGCAAGACAGAACAAAGGATTCCTTTCTAG